The Streptomyces laurentii region GAGCGCCGTGACTGGCGCGTACTCTCCCTTGCCGTGGCTGACCGCATTGAGGCGGTCCTAGGCGAAACACGGAGTTGACGGGCGCGTGCCGAGACTCCGGAAGGTTTCGCATTTCGCATGTCCATTTTCAGTTCTGACCACGCCGTCCTGCCTGAGGGCGACGAGATCGTCGACGCCGTCGAGGCTCTCGAGGCCGACATCACCGCCGTCGACGAGGCCGTCGAGGCCGTCGAGTCCGCCGACATCGAGGCCGACATCGACATCGACGCCGACGCGGAGGCCGACGAGACCCCGCAGATCACCTTCGGCGACCTGGGCCTGCCCGAGGGCGTCGTGCGCAAGCTCGCCCAGAACGGCGTGACCGCCCCCTTCCCGATCCAGGCCGCGACCATCCCGGACGCCCTGGCCGGCAAGGACATCCTGGGCCGTGGCCGCACCGGCTCCGGCAAGACCCTCTCCTTCGGCCTCCCGCTGCTCACCACCCTGTCCGGCGGCAGCACCGAGCGGAAGAAGCCCCGCGGCGTCATCCTGACCCCGACCCGCGAGCTCGCGATGCAGGTCGCGGACGCCCTCCAGCCGTACGGCGACGTGCTCGGCCTCAAGATGAAGGTCGTCTGCGGCGGTACGTCGATGGGCAACCAGATCTACGCCCTGGAGCGCGGTGTCGACGTCCTCGTCGCCACCCCGGGCCGCCTGCGCGACATCATCAACCGCGGTGCCTGCTCCCTGGAGCAGGTCCAGGTCGCCGTCCTCGACGAGGCCGACCAGATGGCCGACCTGGGCTTCCTGCCCGAGGTCACCGAGCTGCTCGACCAGGTTCCCGCGGGCGGTCAGCGCCTGCTCTTCTCCGCCACGCTGGAGAACGAGATCGACAGCCTGGTGAAGCGCTACCTGGTGAACCCGGTCACCCACGAGGTCGACCCGTCCGCCGGCGCCGTCACGACGATGACCCACCACGTCCTGGTCGTGAAGCCGAAGGACAAGGCCCCGGTCACCGCCGCCATCGCCGCCCGCAAGGGCCGCACCATCATCTTCGTCCGCACCCAGCTGGGCGCCGACCGCGTCGCCGAGCAGCTGCGCGACTCCGGCGTGAAGGCCGACGCGCTGCACGGCGGCATGACCCAGGGCGCCCGTACCCGCACCCTGGCCGACTTCAAGGACGGTTACGTCAACGTCCTCGTCGCCACCGACGTCGCCGCGCGCGGTATCCACGTCGACGGCATCGACCTGGTCCTGAACGTGGACCCGGCCGGTGACCACAAGGACTACCTGCACCGCTCGGGCCGTACCGCCCGCGCCGGCCGCTCCGGCACCGTCGTCTCGCTGGCGCTGCCGCACCAGCGCCGCCAGATCTTCCGTCTGATGGAGGACGCGGGCGTGGACGCCTCGCGCCACATCGTCGGTGGTGCGGGCGCGTTCGACCCCGAGGTCGCCGAGATCACCGGCGCCCGGTCGCTGACCGAGGTCCAGGCCGACTCCGCGAACAACTCCGCCAAGCAGGCGGAGCGCGAGGTGGCCGACCTCACCAAGCAGCTGGAGCGCCTGCAGCGGCGCGCCGTCGAGCTGCGCGACGAGGCCGACCGTCTGGTCGCCCGCGCCGCCCGCGAGCGCGGCGAGGACCCGGAGGCGGCGGTCGCCGAGATGACCGAGGCCGCCGAGGCCGAGGTCGCCGCCGCGGTTGCCGCGGCCGAGGTGCCGCAGCAGCGCGACCGCGAGGAGCGCCGCGACTTCGACCGCCGTGACGACCGCGGTGGTGACCGTGGCGGCTTCCGTCGCGACAACGACCGCGGTGGTGACCGTGGTGGCTTCCGCCGGGACAACGACCGCGGTGGTGACCGTGGTGGCTTCCGCCGGGACAACGACCGTCCGTCGTTCAACCGTGACCGTGGTGGCGACCGCGGTGGCTTCGAGCGCCGTGACGACCGTGGTGGTGACCGTGGTGGCTTCCGTCGTGACAACGACCGCGGTGGTGACCGTGGTGGCTTCCGTCGCGACAACGACCGTCCGTCCTTCAACCGCGACCGCCGCGACAACGACCGTCCGTCGTTCAACCGCGACCGTCGTGACGAGCGTCCCTCGTTCAACCGTGACCGTCGTGACGACCGCGGTGGCTTCGAGCGCCGTGACGACCGTCGTGACGACCGCGGTGGCGACCGTGGCGGCGACCGTGGCGGCGACCGTGGTGGCTTCCGTCGCGACAACGACCGCCCGTCCGGCGGCCACCGTGGCAGCGACCGCCCGTTCAACCGCGACCGCCGCGACGAGCGTCCCTCGTTCAACCGCGACCGTCGTGACGACCGTCCGTCCTTCAACCGCGACCGCCGCGACGACCGCGGCGGCTTCCGCCGGGACGACAAGCCGCGCTGGAAGCGCAACGGCTGACATGCCGTGAGGCCGTAGGGCCGCAAGGCCGCGAGAGGGCCCGTATCCGCACTTCGGTGCGGGTGCGGGCCCTCTTCGTGTCCGGTCGCACACCTGCCGACGGGAGGATCCGAAAATCGGTGGGGGGAGTCCGGGCCCGCTGCTACCTTCCGCTTGCCGGGGGGACGGAGGCCGATCAGGCCAGGTCCGGGGCGTGGCGTGAGAGCCGCGTCCCTGCTCCCCGCATGCCTGTCGGCTTCCCAGGGGAGGGACCCGAATGCCTCGCAGCACTGTCATCCGTCATTCCGTAGCGGCCGTGGCCGCGGCGACTCTGATCGCCGGTCTCGGCTCGTTCGCACCGCTCGCGGCCGCCGCCGAGGACACCGGCGTCGTGTTCCCGGCGGCCGTCGCGGACCAGCCGCGCCACGTGGTCCCGGTCGCCGTCGGCGCGAGCGGATTCCTGCGGTACGAGCAGGGCCTCGGCCATTTCTGGACCCCGTACTCCGGGCCCGAGCGGCCGCTGAACCTCGGTGCGGAGGGGCCCGAGGCCGACGGCACCTACGGCGCGGGTTCCGACTACATCGCCTCCTTCAACCCCAACGCTCCCGGCGGCGGCTGGGTGCGGCTGGTGAACGTGGCCGAGGACGTCACCTGGACCGTGCCGCTGCCGAGCGGGCACCGGTACGTCGGCACCTTCGGCACCACGGTCGTCACCACCACCCAGAGCGACGAGGGCGCCCCGCGCGCGTGGCATCTGTTCCGGTCCAGCCCGGGCTCCTCGGCACCCGTGCCGGACACGGTGGTGACCGGCTGGCCGGCGGACGCCGAGCCCGCCGCGAAGGCAGTCACCGGTGACGACGGGGGGATCCTGGCCGGCTACACGGCGGGCGACGTGACCCGGCCGGTCTGGATCGACCTCGCGACCGCGAAGGTCCGGCCGGTCGCCCCGGAGCGCACCGCGCCGAGCGCCGGGACCGTCCACACCGCGACCGAGGTCGCCGAGTGGACGAAGGACGGCGTGGTCCGGTTCTACGCGAAGGGCTCGGCCGACGCGTCCGGCCCGCTCGCCGAGACCGCGAGCACCGAACTGGCCCACCACGAGGGCGACCTGCTGCTCGGCGCGGTGGGCGAGCGGCTGATCGTCGCCCGCGCGTCCGGACAGGGTGGCTCCGCGCCGTACCGCCTCGTCTCCGTCCCCCGGGCCGGCGGCGAGGAGACGGAACTCCTCGCGTACGGCCGGGAGAGCGCGCTGCCCACCTCGGACGGCGGACTGCTCGTGGTCGGCGGGACGGCGGCGGACAAGCTCGCCGTGACCCGGATCTCCGCGACGGCGGACGGCACGGCGCTGACCGCCCTCACGGACGTCACCCCGCTCAGCTCCAAGCCCCGTGCGCTCACCTTCGACCACGGGCGGATCGCCTCGATCGACCGCATGCCCGACGAGACGAACACCGTGCTCTCCCGGGCCGTGTCGGTGAGCGGGCCACTGGCCGCCGGCGCGACGCGGACGCGGGGCGACCTCGGCCTCGCGCTCGACCACTGCACGGACAGCAGCCCCTGCAAAGCCCCGTTCACCACCGGAGACGGCCGGATGGTGATCAATCAGCCGCAGGGCCTCGACCCGAGCCCCGCGATCGTGGTGGAGCCGGATGCCACGGAAGGCCGTCCGATCAGTGACGAGTTCACCTATTTCCGGGTCTTCGGCGTGTCCGGCCGGTACGCGATCGGCGCGGGCGACCTCAAGAGCACCGGGAGGACCCGGACGGTCACCCTCGACCTGGACACCGGCAAGCAACTCGCCACGTTCGCGACCGGTTACGAGCGCGAGGACGTCGAACTGTACGGCGACACCGTCTGGGCCGCCGGCACCGGCGGCACCGTCACCGGCTACGACGCCCGCACGGGCGCGGCGAAGCGCACGATCACGGTCGCGTCGGGCTGCGGCACCCCCGAGAACATCCGGGTGACCGCGCACTGGCTCGGCTGGGAGTGCTGGGGCAGCGGCTGGAAGGCCGGGATCTACGACCTCGACACCAACGTCAACCGGTCGTACGGCGACGCGTACGCCGTCCTCGGCGACGGCTACGTGGTCAAGGCCGGCGACGGCGACCTCGTCGTGACTGACGTCCGAGGCGCCCAGCCGGTCGAGAAGGGCACGTACCGCCCGAACGACTTCGACTTCCAGGAAGGGGCGTGGGCGGTCGACACGGCCACCGGGCGGCTGGCGTACGAGTCGAA contains the following coding sequences:
- a CDS encoding DEAD/DEAH box helicase (ATP binding site [chemical binding];~ATP-binding site [chemical binding];~DEAD-like helicases superfamily. A diverse family of proteins involved in ATP-dependent RNA or DNA unwinding. This domain contains the ATP-binding region; cl17251;~DEAD-like helicases superfamily; smart00487;~DEAD/DEAH box helicase [Streptomyces cattleya NRRL 8057 = DSM46488];~Evidence 3 : Function proposed based on presence of conserved amino acid motif, structural feature or limited homology;~Helicase superfamily c-terminal domain; associated with DEXDc-, DEAD-, and DEAH-box proteins, yeast initiation factor 4A, Ski2p, and Hepatitis C virus NS3 helicases; this domain is foundin a wide variety of helicases and helicase related proteins; may...; cd00079;~identified by MetaGeneAnnotator; putative;~nucleotide binding region [chemical binding];~putative Mg++ binding site [ion binding]), yielding MSIFSSDHAVLPEGDEIVDAVEALEADITAVDEAVEAVESADIEADIDIDADAEADETPQITFGDLGLPEGVVRKLAQNGVTAPFPIQAATIPDALAGKDILGRGRTGSGKTLSFGLPLLTTLSGGSTERKKPRGVILTPTRELAMQVADALQPYGDVLGLKMKVVCGGTSMGNQIYALERGVDVLVATPGRLRDIINRGACSLEQVQVAVLDEADQMADLGFLPEVTELLDQVPAGGQRLLFSATLENEIDSLVKRYLVNPVTHEVDPSAGAVTTMTHHVLVVKPKDKAPVTAAIAARKGRTIIFVRTQLGADRVAEQLRDSGVKADALHGGMTQGARTRTLADFKDGYVNVLVATDVAARGIHVDGIDLVLNVDPAGDHKDYLHRSGRTARAGRSGTVVSLALPHQRRQIFRLMEDAGVDASRHIVGGAGAFDPEVAEITGARSLTEVQADSANNSAKQAEREVADLTKQLERLQRRAVELRDEADRLVARAARERGEDPEAAVAEMTEAAEAEVAAAVAAAEVPQQRDREERRDFDRRDDRGGDRGGFRRDNDRGGDRGGFRRDNDRGGDRGGFRRDNDRPSFNRDRGGDRGGFERRDDRGGDRGGFRRDNDRGGDRGGFRRDNDRPSFNRDRRDNDRPSFNRDRRDERPSFNRDRRDDRGGFERRDDRRDDRGGDRGGDRGGDRGGFRRDNDRPSGGHRGSDRPFNRDRRDERPSFNRDRRDDRPSFNRDRRDDRGGFRRDDKPRWKRNG
- a CDS encoding hypothetical protein (identified by MetaGeneAnnotator; putative;~sequence version:2); protein product: MPRSTVIRHSVAAVAAATLIAGLGSFAPLAAAAEDTGVVFPAAVADQPRHVVPVAVGASGFLRYEQGLGHFWTPYSGPERPLNLGAEGPEADGTYGAGSDYIASFNPNAPGGGWVRLVNVAEDVTWTVPLPSGHRYVGTFGTTVVTTTQSDEGAPRAWHLFRSSPGSSAPVPDTVVTGWPADAEPAAKAVTGDDGGILAGYTAGDVTRPVWIDLATAKVRPVAPERTAPSAGTVHTATEVAEWTKDGVVRFYAKGSADASGPLAETASTELAHHEGDLLLGAVGERLIVARASGQGGSAPYRLVSVPRAGGEETELLAYGRESALPTSDGGLLVVGGTAADKLAVTRISATADGTALTALTDVTPLSSKPRALTFDHGRIASIDRMPDETNTVLSRAVSVSGPLAAGATRTRGDLGLALDHCTDSSPCKAPFTTGDGRMVINQPQGLDPSPAIVVEPDATEGRPISDEFTYFRVFGVSGRYAIGAGDLKSTGRTRTVTLDLDTGKQLATFATGYEREDVELYGDTVWAAGTGGTVTGYDARTGAAKRTITVASGCGTPENIRVTAHWLGWECWGSGWKAGIYDLDTNVNRSYGDAYAVLGDGYVVKAGDGDLVVTDVRGAQPVEKGTYRPNDFDFQEGAWAVDTATGRLAYESNRAGDLTVADLGVPASPLARIDADVPAAATAADGAISWKPRWWLSKPAGSWTLTLTDNATGATVRTLTGGEARGMLAAAWDGKDDAGRLAADGSYAWTLTAKAADGSGADLEQRGELRLGGV